A section of the Triticum dicoccoides isolate Atlit2015 ecotype Zavitan chromosome 7A, WEW_v2.0, whole genome shotgun sequence genome encodes:
- the LOC119327989 gene encoding putative F-box protein At4g21240 yields the protein MMKRSHTTVLDDLPEWIVIEEILVWLPPKDLFRCRAVCKLWRSATSTDKFMLDNCRRQPLLPVIRQDIPGQEGVRFVVFRDKSVGADQKLCPIIQHSKFHNLLGACDGFLILSSESDFWICNPATRKCAILPQPRVPSSSAGVPRIYIAGFYQHQPSGEYRVLWFSRGCLRGYVLRFGSDKPRIISRPSVSSRLPEFWHQGEFDSCYSSQVNHRGSLHWLTGIYMETAVDIMVFDTVTETFRWMRSPGRLGRRVSLLEMDNKLASCIDNDASIEIWVMQDYEAEVWALKYRINLLAMNTSPQFKYISKMALLNQRELLICCHTPSVGPDYLLHCDTDGKFLGYYEMKEGTYSTYFTNQYFQESMIPLPFCEMQEEGGVDKEPPFFIGL from the coding sequence ATGATGAAAAGAAGCCACACGACCGTCCTCGACGACCTGCCTGAGTGGATTGTGATCGAAGAGATCCTCGTCTGGTTGCCCCCCAAGGACCTCTTTCGCTGTCGTGCTGTCTGCAAGTTGTGGCGCAGTGCCACCTCCACCGACAAGTTCATGCTCGACAATTGCCGCCGCCAGCCATTGCTCCCTGTCATCAGACAGGATATCCCTGGACAGGAAGGAGTCAGGTTCGTTGTCTTCCGTGACAAAAGTGTTGGAGCCGATCAAAAGCTCTGTCCAATCATCCAGCACTCTAAGTTCCATAATCTCCTGGGCGCCTGTGATGGCTTTCTCATCTTGTCCAGTGAGTCTGATTTCTGGATCTGCAACCCGGCCACTCGCAAATGTGCTATACTACCGCAACCTCGAGTTCCATCATCATCGGCAGGGGTTCCCCGCATCTACATAGCTGGATTCTACCAGCACCAACCATCTGGGGAATACCGGGTGCTTTGGTTCTCACGTGGCTGCCTTCGTGGCTACGTTCTCAGGTTTGGATCCGACAAGCCGAGAATCATCAGTCGGCCATCTGTGTCATCGCGTTTGCCGGAATTCTGGCACCAAGGGGAATTTGATTCCTGCTATAGTTCACAAGTCAACCACCGCGGCAGCCTGCACTGGTTAACAGGAATCTACATGGAGACTGCCGTGGACATTATGGTGTTTGACACAGTTACTGAGACGTTCCGGTGGATGCGCAGTCCTGGCCGGTTGGGCCGTCGGGTGTCGTTGTTGGAGATGGACAACAAGCTTGCTTCATGCATCGACAATGATGCCAGCATAGAGATTTGGGTGATGCAAGACTATGAGGCTGAGGTCTGGGCCTTGAAGTACCGGATTAACTTGTTAGCGATGAATACATCACCACAGTTCAAGTATATTTCTAAGATGGCACTGCTTAACCAGCGTGAGCTGCTGATCTGTTGTCACACTCCATCGGTGGGTCCTGATTATCTGTTGCATTGCGACACTGACGGAAAGTTTTTGGGATATTACGAGATGAAAGAGGGAACATATTCAACATACTTCACAAATCAGTACTTTCAAGAGAGCATGATTCCACTTCCGTTCTGTGAGATGCAAGAAGAAGGTGGTGTGGATAAGGAGCCTCCATTCTTCATAGGGCTATAA
- the LOC119333779 gene encoding uncharacterized protein LOC119333779 has translation MSANSQARQKEILVLIENLLEQEEIYWLQRGRANWLRNTSFFHNAATARKKRNQIKKLSDDTGVWLQDSDLKDHIKGYFSNLFSSELTQPSLEVLSLVRRKVTDEMNNALLAPYTADDVRKALFEIGDLKAPGPDGLHAIFYKRFWSMLGDDLTDEVLQAKTLCILLGASYSLGPCNPLARASPAHCGPWPFVASLSFPPPAQQREDPPIPIFAGDERALVRAAPGSVAAVLPRDGDAYSGRAGGSAHCSRTDLMEYRRQSITMTKRSRGTILDDLPEWIIIEEILIRLPPKDVLRCRAVRKLWCSATSTDKFMLGNCLRQPSLPVINQDIPGQEGVTFVVFRDNGVGASNQKLWPIIQHSKFHNLLGACDGFLILSDASHFWICNPATRRCAPLPQPRVPSAGGSCIYIAGFYRHHPSGEYRVLWFSHGHERGYILSAGSDKPRMIRRPSVSSRLSKCMREGAFDSCYSSQVNHRGSLHWLTGIDMETPMDIMVFDTVTEKFRWMRSSGQLGRQVSLWEMDDKLASCSTNDASIEIWMMQDYEAEAWALKYRINLLAMKTSPQFEYISKMSLLNQRELLICCHNPLDGPDYLLHCDIDGKFLGYYEIKGGTYSVYFTNQYFQESMIPLPYSEMQEGGLDKEPSFF, from the exons ATGAGTGCGAACTCTCAAGCGCGCCAGAAAGAGATTCTTGTCCTTATTGAAAATCTTCTAGAACAAGAAGAGATTTACTGGCTACAACGTGGTCGAGCCAATTGGCTCCGCAACACCTCGTTCTTCCACAATGCGGCTACCGCCAGGAAGAAAAGAAATCAGATTAAAAAGCTTTCGGATGATACAGGTGTTTGGTTGCAAGATTCTGATTTAAAGGACCACATCAAGGGGTATTTTTCAAACTTATTTTCATCTGAACTTACCCAACCGAGCCTGGAGGTTCTTTCTCTTGTTCGAAGGAAAGTGACTGATGAGATGAATAATGCTCTTCTCGCCCCCTATACGGCTGACGATGTTCGGAAAGCTCTCTTTGAGATTGGTGATTTAAAGGCACCGGGACCGGACGGCCTCCATGCTATCTTTTATAAAAGGTTTTGGTCTATGCTGGGGGATGACCTGACTGACGAGGTCCTGCAGGCG AAGAcgctttgtattttgcttggagcatcgtactCACTTGGGCCCTGCAACCCACTCGCACGGGCCTCCCCAGCGCACTGCGGCCCTTGGCCCTTCGTCGCCTCACTCTCCTTCCCCCCGCCGGCGCAGCAGCGAGAAGATCCTCCGATCCCCATATTTGCCGGCGACGAGCGAGCCCTCGTACGCGCCGCTCCGGGGAGCGTCGCCGCCGTCCTTCCCCGCGACGGCGACGCGTACAGCGGCAGAGCGGGAGGAAGCGCCCACTGCTCTCGTACTG ATCTGATGGAATACCGTCGGCAGTCAATCACCATGACGAAAAGAAGCCGTGGGACCATCCTCGACGACCTCCCCGAGTGGATTATCATCGAAGAGATCCTCATCCGGTTGCCACCAAAGGACGTTCTTCGCTGCCGCGCTGTCCGCAAGTTGTGGTGCAGTGCCACCTCCACCGACAAGTTCATGCTCGGCAACTGCCTACGCCAGCCGTCGCTCCCTGTTATCAACCAGGATATCCCTGGGCAGGAAGGAGTCACCTTCGTTGTCTTCCGTGACAATGGTGTCGGAGCCTCCAATCAAAAGCTCTGGCCAATCATTCAACACTCTAAGTTCCATAATCTCCTGGGGGCCTGTGATGGCTTTCTCATCTTGTCCGATGCATCCCATTTCTGGATCTGCAATCCAGCCACTCGCAGATGTGCTCCGCTACCACAACCTCGAGTTCCATCGGCAGGGGGGTCCTGCATCTACATAGCTGGCTTTTACCGGCACCATCCATCTGGAGAATACCGGGTGCTCTGGTTCTCGCATGGCCATGAACGTGGCTACATTCTCTCGGCAGGATCTGACAAGCCGAGAATGATCAGACGGCCGTCAGTGTCATCGCGTTTGTCGAAATGTATGCGCGAAGGGGCTTTTGATTCCTGCTATAGTTCACAAGTCAACCACCGCGGCAGCCTGCACTGGTTAACAGGAATTGACATGGAGACTCCCATGGACATTATGGTGTTCGACACTGTAACTGAGAAGTTCCGGTGGATGCGCAGTTCTGGCCAGTTGGGCCGTCAGGTGTCATTGTGGGAGATGGACGACAAGCTTGCTTCGTGCAGCACCAATGATGCCAGCATAGAGATTTGGATGATGCAAGACTACGAGGCTGAGGCCTGGGCCTTGAAGTACCGGATTAACTTGTTAGCGATGAAGACATCACCACAGTTTGAGTATATTTCTAAGATGTCACTGCTTAACCAGCGTGAGCTGCTGATCTGTTGTCACAATCCATTGGACGGTCCTGACTATCTTTTGCACTGTGACATTGACGGAAAGTTTTTGGGATATTACGAAATTAAAGGGGGAACATATTCTGTTTACTTCACTAATCAGTACTTTCAGGAGAGCATGATTCCACTTCCGTACAGCGAGATGCAAGAAGGTGGTTTGGATAAGGAGCCTTCATTCTTCTAG